A portion of the Simkania negevensis Z genome contains these proteins:
- a CDS encoding MFS transporter, with translation MTDEKKKRASLLALFFVYFLDYFGYALVFGIFGPLILKPEFEMFSAATSTHARHIALGILFAMFPLSQFIGGPIFGDLADRHGRKKTLYLSMIACTLGYFLSGLAILMHHFKLLLLSRAITGFFSGNRSICLAAIADLSPGEKNRSQNYGIIGTLGGLSWIVSMLVGGYFSDSKNSIYFNPALPFWITTLLSVISCLIIMKFFSETHIHREIFTLDPFKGMRNIVNCFRIKGLGILYAFYFFLMMGWGINLLWLNPYALERFEISQTQVMWLLVGTGVVWSIGSAGINQILLKRMSSEDISRIGLYGLFVVFIVCGLSSNYFTFAIFAMLASAFGALAWTNSLSIISLCSTEDAQGKVMGLSQSVGSISMLLAPLIAGIVAAFKIQFVYPIAALLIFIATLVLSIVRIKQKAEA, from the coding sequence ATGACCGACGAGAAAAAAAAGAGAGCGTCCCTTCTCGCTCTTTTTTTTGTCTATTTTTTGGACTACTTCGGATACGCCTTAGTCTTTGGAATTTTCGGACCACTCATCCTCAAGCCTGAGTTCGAAATGTTTTCTGCAGCAACTTCGACTCACGCACGCCATATCGCGCTTGGCATTCTCTTCGCAATGTTTCCTTTATCCCAATTTATTGGAGGACCGATTTTTGGAGACTTGGCAGATCGGCATGGACGTAAAAAAACCCTCTACCTGTCAATGATTGCATGCACTCTGGGATACTTTTTGTCAGGGCTAGCGATCTTAATGCACCACTTCAAACTCTTACTATTAAGCCGGGCTATCACCGGCTTTTTTTCTGGGAACCGCAGTATCTGCCTTGCAGCCATTGCCGACCTTTCTCCTGGAGAAAAAAATCGCTCCCAAAATTATGGGATCATTGGAACCTTAGGCGGCCTCAGTTGGATTGTTTCGATGCTTGTTGGAGGATACTTTTCTGATTCGAAAAACTCGATCTACTTCAATCCGGCCCTCCCATTTTGGATCACAACCCTACTGTCAGTTATTAGTTGTCTCATCATCATGAAGTTCTTTTCAGAAACACACATCCATCGTGAAATATTCACACTTGATCCCTTCAAAGGAATGCGAAACATTGTCAACTGTTTTCGGATCAAAGGACTCGGAATTTTGTATGCCTTTTATTTTTTTCTGATGATGGGGTGGGGGATCAATCTTCTTTGGCTGAACCCCTATGCTTTAGAACGATTTGAAATCTCTCAAACCCAAGTCATGTGGCTACTTGTCGGCACTGGCGTCGTCTGGTCCATTGGAAGTGCCGGCATCAATCAAATACTCCTTAAAAGAATGTCAAGTGAAGATATCAGCCGCATCGGCCTCTACGGCTTATTTGTGGTCTTTATCGTTTGCGGGCTTTCTTCGAATTACTTTACTTTTGCTATTTTTGCAATGCTTGCATCGGCCTTCGGAGCTCTAGCTTGGACAAATTCTCTAAGTATCATTTCACTCTGCAGTACCGAAGATGCTCAAGGAAAAGTCATGGGGCTCTCCCAATCTGTTGGTTCGATTAGCATGCTGCTCGCTCCACTCATTGCAGGAATTGTCGCTGCATTTAAGATTCAATTTGTCTATCCCATTGCAGCTCTTCTCATTTTTATCGCAACGCTGGTTCTGTCAATTGTACGCATAAAACAAAAGGCTGAGGCATGA
- a CDS encoding ABC transporter permease has translation MTKKFWMSFSSVSMALFAYLFLYVPILILIIFSFNSKSFPSPWDHFTLNWYRELFSTKEIWTSFTNSLIVATFSTLLSLSMGVFLIFFRATGGEIRKAIPLFYGNLIIPETMLALSLLSYFTFFKIELGMTTLVVAHTVLGLGFVIPILYTRYLQLDRKLNEASQVLGATSRQTFFKITLPLLRPTLIATGLLIFILSFDDFILSYFCAGTSVQTLSLYLLQMLRSGISPIVNALSGILLFLSSILVMFFFSPKIRSRIL, from the coding sequence ATGACCAAAAAATTTTGGATGTCATTTAGCTCCGTTTCGATGGCCTTGTTTGCCTACCTCTTTCTCTACGTCCCTATTCTGATTTTGATCATTTTCTCTTTTAACTCTAAAAGCTTTCCCTCTCCTTGGGACCACTTCACCCTCAATTGGTACCGCGAGCTCTTTAGTACCAAAGAAATTTGGACTTCTTTTACCAACTCTTTGATCGTCGCAACCTTTTCAACATTGCTGAGTCTCAGCATGGGAGTATTTTTGATTTTTTTCCGCGCAACAGGTGGTGAAATTCGAAAAGCTATCCCCTTGTTTTATGGAAATTTGATCATTCCAGAGACCATGCTGGCATTAAGTCTTCTCAGCTACTTCACCTTTTTTAAAATTGAACTCGGGATGACCACACTTGTAGTCGCGCATACCGTTTTAGGACTCGGCTTTGTGATTCCTATTCTTTACACACGCTATCTCCAACTTGACCGAAAGCTCAATGAAGCATCTCAAGTCCTTGGAGCCACCTCACGTCAAACATTTTTTAAAATCACCTTGCCATTGCTGCGTCCCACACTTATAGCGACAGGACTTCTGATCTTCATTCTTTCGTTCGACGACTTCATCTTGTCTTATTTTTGTGCGGGAACATCTGTGCAGACCTTATCCCTCTATCTCCTCCAGATGCTCCGTTCAGGGATCTCCCCTATCGTCAATGCACTTTCTGGGATTCTCCTCTTTTTGAGTAGTATCTTGGTCATGTTTTTCTTCTCACCGAAAATTCGAAGTAGGATTTTGTAA
- a CDS encoding beta-ketoacyl-ACP synthase III has product MGCKAKIVGLGSYLPEKVLSNQDLEKMVDTSDEWITTRTGMKERRIARKDESTSDMGYEAALKAVEASKIDPKEIDLILFATHTPDYFFPSTACILQGRLGATHAAALDVQAACTGFIYVLSMAKAYVETGMYKTILVVAADKLSSIVDYTDRNTCVLFGDGASACVVKDAKEGFTIESVTLGADGEQSELIKLPAGGSKCPSTQETVSQGLHYLQMEGKEVFKHAVRRMESAVKTCLEKTGLEQQGISWLVPHQANIRIIESLAKRFEVPKERVFLTIHKYGNTSASSVGIAFDELIREKDVKRGEHIVLFAFGAGLTWGAAAITCEVGK; this is encoded by the coding sequence ATGGGTTGCAAAGCTAAGATTGTCGGATTAGGCTCCTATTTGCCTGAAAAAGTTCTTTCAAATCAGGATCTAGAGAAGATGGTAGACACATCAGACGAATGGATCACCACTCGCACAGGGATGAAAGAAAGGCGGATTGCCCGAAAAGACGAGTCCACTTCGGATATGGGGTACGAAGCTGCCCTTAAGGCAGTGGAAGCTTCAAAAATCGATCCCAAAGAAATTGATCTGATCTTATTTGCCACACATACTCCTGATTATTTTTTTCCAAGTACAGCATGTATCCTTCAAGGCCGTTTAGGAGCCACCCATGCAGCGGCACTAGATGTTCAAGCGGCTTGCACGGGGTTTATTTATGTCCTTTCCATGGCGAAAGCTTATGTTGAAACAGGGATGTATAAGACGATCTTAGTTGTTGCAGCTGATAAGCTCTCTTCGATTGTTGACTATACCGACCGAAATACTTGCGTTCTCTTTGGGGATGGAGCTTCTGCTTGCGTTGTGAAAGATGCAAAAGAAGGATTTACAATTGAAAGTGTGACACTTGGAGCAGACGGTGAACAATCAGAGCTGATCAAGCTTCCTGCTGGAGGGTCGAAATGCCCTTCTACCCAAGAAACGGTAAGTCAAGGTCTTCATTATCTCCAAATGGAAGGGAAAGAAGTTTTTAAACATGCCGTGCGCCGCATGGAAAGCGCTGTGAAAACTTGTTTGGAAAAAACAGGTTTAGAGCAGCAGGGAATCAGTTGGCTTGTTCCCCATCAGGCCAATATTCGAATTATTGAATCGCTAGCCAAACGGTTTGAAGTGCCCAAAGAGCGAGTCTTTTTAACAATTCATAAGTATGGAAATACCTCTGCATCGTCAGTTGGTATTGCTTTTGACGAACTTATAAGAGAAAAAGATGTCAAACGGGGTGAGCATATTGTTTTATTTGCATTTGGAGCCGGACTGACTTGGGGAGCGGCAGCGATCACTTGTGAAGTAGGAAAATAG
- the acpP gene encoding acyl carrier protein, with protein sequence MSLKEEVIDVVVEQLGVDAQDVTLEKSFVEDLNADSLDLTELIMTFEEKFGFEISEEDAEKLKTVGDVVSYIESKKK encoded by the coding sequence ATGTCGTTAAAAGAAGAAGTGATCGATGTTGTCGTCGAACAACTTGGTGTAGATGCGCAAGACGTGACTCTCGAGAAATCTTTTGTCGAGGACTTGAATGCAGACTCCCTCGACCTGACTGAATTGATTATGACGTTTGAGGAAAAGTTCGGCTTCGAAATCTCCGAAGAAGATGCAGAGAAGCTCAAAACTGTAGGCGATGTGGTAAGCTACATCGAGTCAAAAAAAAAATAA
- the fabD gene encoding ACP S-malonyltransferase gives MEKKLAFLFPGQGSQYVGMGKEFFDRFAVAKETFEEADEKLGRPLSRLIFEGPATDLTLTKNSQIAIYVVSVAIWRVLQQQFEGIKPAVCAGLSLGEYSALTGAERLMFTDGIDLVQARGLYMHQASVRHPGTMAVCLNMPLKLVEEIVAEVHAEHPVWVANLNCPGQVVISGTREGVKLAGEKLKLKGAKRVLSLDVSGAFHSGLMEEAKQELEKKLAMVPIHDSKIDVVLNVPGDFVHSAAEIRQFLIDQVVSPVLWEKGVRKMDEEGIDLYIEIGCGKSLNGMNRKIGVKGSTLSVEKVEDLEEVAKALDLALV, from the coding sequence ATGGAAAAGAAGTTAGCATTTTTATTCCCGGGTCAGGGATCCCAATATGTTGGAATGGGCAAAGAGTTCTTTGACCGTTTTGCTGTTGCGAAAGAAACTTTTGAAGAAGCTGACGAAAAGCTCGGACGTCCTTTATCTCGATTGATTTTTGAAGGACCAGCAACTGACCTCACTCTGACGAAAAATAGTCAAATTGCCATTTACGTGGTTAGCGTTGCGATTTGGAGAGTTCTTCAACAGCAATTTGAAGGAATTAAGCCAGCAGTTTGCGCAGGTCTTAGCCTTGGTGAGTACTCAGCATTGACTGGAGCTGAAAGGCTCATGTTTACAGATGGGATCGACCTTGTCCAAGCGCGAGGACTTTACATGCATCAAGCGTCGGTGCGCCACCCTGGGACTATGGCTGTTTGTTTGAACATGCCTTTGAAGCTTGTTGAGGAAATCGTTGCAGAAGTCCACGCAGAACATCCTGTTTGGGTAGCAAATCTTAATTGCCCAGGTCAAGTTGTGATTTCTGGAACGCGTGAAGGTGTCAAACTTGCTGGAGAAAAGTTAAAGCTGAAAGGGGCTAAACGGGTTCTTTCCCTTGATGTGTCAGGAGCTTTTCATAGTGGTTTAATGGAAGAAGCGAAACAAGAGCTTGAAAAAAAGCTTGCAATGGTTCCTATTCATGATAGCAAAATCGACGTTGTGTTGAATGTCCCTGGCGATTTTGTCCATAGTGCAGCTGAAATTAGACAGTTTTTGATTGATCAAGTTGTTTCTCCTGTTCTTTGGGAGAAAGGTGTACGCAAAATGGATGAAGAGGGAATTGACCTTTACATCGAAATTGGATGTGGAAAGTCGTTAAATGGAATGAACCGTAAAATTGGAGTCAAAGGCTCGACTCTTAGCGTGGAAAAAGTAGAAGATTTAGAAGAGGTCGCCAAAGCATTAGACCTCGCTCTCGTCTAA
- a CDS encoding ABC transporter permease, which produces MYALFHKIQKTSKTQSPFAIGSPALIWQFIFFYLPLFLMMVTSILQISDEGAIEGLTTQNFRPLFSKAHFSVVFGSLSLAFATAFLCLLVAFPIAHFIAFRGKRYKTLLLFFLIVPFWTNFLLHVYAWFFVLEREGFLNNLLLSLNLIQSPIHFLNSPFAVILMMVYCYLPFMVLPIFSSLERFDKYLLEVSDDLGASWRQTFFKVMLPLTLPAVRAGFFLVFIPSFGEFIIPELMGGDKQYFVGNVISQYVLGNETEGLGAAFMVISCLSLLAATVGIYFFFKQVSKWLMRGMK; this is translated from the coding sequence ATGTATGCACTATTCCATAAAATTCAAAAAACATCTAAAACTCAAAGCCCTTTTGCCATAGGATCTCCCGCCCTCATTTGGCAATTCATCTTTTTTTACCTCCCTCTGTTCCTAATGATGGTGACAAGTATTTTGCAAATCTCAGATGAAGGCGCTATAGAAGGTCTTACCACACAAAATTTTCGTCCTCTATTTTCTAAAGCCCACTTTAGCGTGGTTTTCGGTTCCCTCTCCCTAGCTTTTGCCACCGCTTTTTTGTGTCTTCTTGTCGCGTTTCCTATAGCCCACTTTATTGCATTTCGGGGAAAACGGTATAAAACGTTGCTCCTTTTCTTTTTGATCGTTCCTTTTTGGACAAACTTCCTACTCCACGTCTATGCTTGGTTTTTTGTTCTCGAACGGGAGGGTTTCCTCAATAACCTCCTCCTTTCCTTAAATCTCATCCAGTCGCCGATCCACTTTCTCAACTCTCCGTTTGCGGTGATCCTGATGATGGTTTACTGTTACCTCCCTTTTATGGTTCTTCCGATCTTTTCTTCTCTCGAACGCTTTGATAAATACTTACTAGAAGTTTCAGATGATCTAGGAGCCTCCTGGAGACAAACTTTTTTCAAAGTCATGCTTCCCTTGACTCTCCCTGCAGTCCGCGCTGGATTTTTCCTCGTTTTTATTCCTTCTTTTGGAGAGTTCATCATTCCGGAACTCATGGGAGGCGATAAACAGTATTTCGTTGGAAATGTCATCTCACAATATGTTTTAGGAAATGAAACAGAAGGGTTGGGAGCAGCTTTTATGGTCATCAGTTGTCTCTCCCTCTTAGCAGCCACTGTGGGCATCTATTTCTTTTTTAAACAGGTTTCTAAATGGCTCATGAGGGGGATGAAATGA
- a CDS encoding ABC transporter ATP-binding protein, whose protein sequence is MRSIRLKDVTKSRSEGLILNNVNLTIPSGEFFALLGPSGCGKTTLLRLIAGFEQLDGGAIYLGNNDITKLPVNKRSVNIVFQNYALFPHLNVFNNVAYSLLIQKRPKDEIEARVLKILNAFHLENHIFKFPNQLSGGQQQRVALARAIINEPDVLLLDEPLAALDFNLREKMLIELIDLQDKLETTFIYVTHDQFEALTVADHMAIMNHKGEIEQIGTPKEIYEFPVSSFVAKFVGTTNLFTGTLHHLNQDPEIQIPHLGRFKVYIPQKKPWMTEGCEASMSMRPEKVFISKKPMTNFSDSLKGVVSQIVYYGRSTQYNVVVNNQFKIQVFEQNEEHFPQEDIDYDDEVYLYWQKENILLLEN, encoded by the coding sequence ATGAGAAGTATCCGTCTCAAAGATGTGACCAAATCGCGAAGTGAAGGGCTAATCCTAAACAATGTCAATCTTACCATTCCATCAGGTGAGTTTTTTGCTTTGCTTGGCCCAAGTGGGTGCGGAAAGACCACATTGCTCCGACTGATTGCAGGATTCGAGCAACTTGATGGTGGAGCTATCTACTTAGGAAATAACGATATCACGAAACTCCCTGTTAATAAGCGTAGTGTCAATATCGTCTTCCAAAACTACGCTTTATTTCCCCATCTCAATGTTTTCAATAACGTTGCCTATAGCTTGCTCATCCAAAAAAGACCAAAAGATGAAATCGAAGCTCGTGTTCTCAAAATTCTCAATGCTTTTCACCTAGAAAACCACATCTTCAAATTTCCAAACCAGCTTTCTGGTGGACAGCAGCAACGGGTTGCTTTAGCTCGTGCGATCATTAACGAACCAGATGTTTTACTTTTAGACGAACCTCTAGCAGCTCTCGATTTTAACCTACGCGAAAAAATGCTCATCGAATTGATCGATCTTCAAGATAAACTCGAAACAACTTTTATTTACGTCACCCATGACCAGTTCGAAGCCCTCACAGTTGCCGACCACATGGCTATTATGAATCATAAGGGAGAAATTGAACAAATTGGAACCCCTAAAGAGATTTACGAGTTTCCAGTTTCGAGTTTTGTCGCTAAATTTGTTGGAACGACCAATTTATTCACCGGAACACTCCATCATCTCAATCAAGATCCCGAAATTCAAATTCCCCACCTCGGGCGCTTTAAGGTCTACATTCCACAAAAAAAGCCGTGGATGACAGAAGGATGTGAAGCTTCTATGAGCATGCGTCCAGAAAAAGTCTTTATTTCGAAGAAACCGATGACAAACTTTTCAGACTCTCTTAAAGGGGTGGTTTCGCAAATAGTCTACTATGGACGGTCGACTCAGTACAACGTCGTTGTCAACAATCAGTTTAAAATCCAAGTTTTCGAGCAAAACGAAGAACATTTCCCCCAAGAAGATATCGACTATGACGATGAAGTTTATCTCTATTGGCAAAAAGAAAATATTCTCTTGCTAGAGAATTAG
- the fabG gene encoding 3-oxoacyl-ACP reductase FabG encodes MMTLLKGKTALITGGTSGLGKQIALSFAKQGAHVAIFGTNLQKAKDVAEQIQEERASSDQKVWFETVDVSNKQQVNSAVERLLESWGSVDILVNCAGVTRDKLLMRMAEEDWDHVIDTNLKSVYNLCHAFVKPMMKARKGKIINVASVIGLTGNPGQVNYAASKLGIVGLTGSLAKELGPRNICVNCIAPGFFKTPMTDKLTDEQKQSILSRVPMGRLGDPKEVADAAVFLASDMASYITGQVLTVDGGMIA; translated from the coding sequence ATGATGACATTACTCAAAGGGAAAACGGCTCTTATTACAGGTGGGACATCAGGACTGGGAAAGCAAATTGCATTGTCTTTTGCAAAGCAAGGTGCTCATGTTGCAATCTTCGGAACGAATCTCCAAAAAGCAAAAGATGTTGCTGAGCAAATTCAAGAAGAGCGGGCATCATCTGATCAAAAAGTTTGGTTTGAAACCGTTGATGTTTCGAATAAACAGCAAGTCAATTCTGCCGTAGAGCGTTTGCTTGAATCTTGGGGCTCAGTTGATATTTTGGTGAATTGCGCTGGTGTCACCCGCGATAAACTTCTCATGAGAATGGCTGAAGAAGATTGGGATCATGTGATTGATACCAACTTGAAGTCGGTTTACAACTTGTGTCATGCTTTTGTGAAGCCGATGATGAAAGCGCGCAAAGGGAAAATCATCAATGTCGCATCTGTCATTGGGTTGACAGGAAACCCAGGACAAGTTAATTATGCTGCTTCCAAGCTTGGAATAGTTGGTTTAACAGGGTCGTTGGCAAAAGAGCTCGGACCACGCAATATCTGTGTGAACTGCATTGCTCCTGGATTTTTCAAGACCCCTATGACAGATAAACTAACAGACGAGCAGAAACAAAGCATTTTATCACGTGTCCCTATGGGTCGTTTAGGAGATCCAAAGGAAGTGGCTGATGCTGCAGTGTTTTTAGCAAGTGATATGGCCAGCTATATTACGGGACAAGTGTTGACCGTAGACGGTGGAATGATCGCCTAA
- a CDS encoding extracellular solute-binding protein, with protein sequence MKRSTLYIRLTILTCWIALIFGALWMTTIHISPKTDENTLNVYGWPEMFLPEVIDEFEKETGIKVRLHYYTTNEEMLVTMKATEGQGYDLILPSDYAVSMLIKEGLIKPLDHSQLNFLDTLNPILLKHDYDPENRYAIPYQWEVFGFGIDSDYFQDKNLDPSWNTIFDPEDPELKLAMVNDPIEAVNFAAYYLNGAAPHLDEKKTRKVRDLLEKQKSWVEAYAGLRADYLLATKNCHVALCTSSYIFRSSTQYPHVKFTAPKEWTFISIENMSIPKASTKDAQVYEFLNFIYKAENLGRDTNTFFRFPATTNTTPFLEVPSEFLIFLENSHLFEGKLYFIRHLIPEKEIRKIWVDVKS encoded by the coding sequence ATGAAACGGTCAACACTATACATCCGCCTCACTATTCTCACTTGTTGGATTGCCCTGATTTTCGGTGCTTTGTGGATGACCACGATTCACATCTCACCCAAAACAGACGAAAATACCCTGAATGTTTACGGATGGCCCGAAATGTTCTTGCCTGAAGTGATTGATGAATTTGAAAAAGAAACAGGGATAAAAGTCCGGCTACACTACTACACGACAAATGAAGAGATGCTTGTTACGATGAAAGCCACCGAAGGTCAAGGCTATGACCTGATCCTCCCTTCCGATTATGCCGTTAGCATGCTCATTAAAGAAGGTCTCATAAAACCTCTTGATCATAGCCAGCTCAATTTTTTAGACACTCTCAACCCTATCTTGCTCAAACATGACTATGACCCCGAAAATCGGTATGCCATCCCCTATCAATGGGAGGTATTTGGATTTGGAATTGATAGTGATTACTTTCAAGATAAAAACTTAGATCCGAGCTGGAATACTATCTTCGATCCAGAAGATCCAGAGCTCAAACTAGCCATGGTCAATGACCCGATTGAAGCTGTCAATTTTGCAGCTTACTACTTAAATGGAGCAGCTCCTCATCTCGACGAAAAGAAAACTCGGAAAGTACGGGACCTTCTTGAAAAGCAAAAAAGCTGGGTTGAAGCCTATGCAGGACTTCGAGCCGACTATCTCCTTGCGACTAAAAACTGCCATGTTGCCCTTTGCACAAGCTCATACATCTTTCGTTCTTCTACTCAATATCCTCATGTGAAATTCACAGCTCCTAAAGAATGGACTTTCATTTCGATTGAAAATATGAGCATCCCCAAAGCTTCAACAAAAGATGCCCAAGTCTATGAGTTTCTTAATTTCATCTACAAAGCAGAAAATCTCGGAAGAGACACCAATACTTTTTTCAGATTCCCCGCTACGACAAACACTACACCTTTCTTAGAAGTTCCTTCAGAATTTTTAATATTCCTCGAGAACAGCCACCTTTTTGAAGGAAAACTCTACTTCATCCGTCACCTGATCCCTGAAAAAGAAATTCGAAAGATCTGGGTTGATGTCAAGTCTTAG
- a CDS encoding acyl-CoA desaturase, whose translation MKISEIEWGVTLFIVGYHLALLIGLPFYFIYQSPPVGLYVVSAVLLYLTGLGITVGYHRLYAHPTYKTNKVIEAIILFFASMATQGSALKWAHDHRNHHAYVDTDKDPYSIKKGFLYAHILWLFQKLPPIDEKIVADLCRNKLVMFQHRFYVLLMIVTNTLVTLLIGYIFNDYLGALVLTWGVRLFFLHHFTWFINSLAHTWGSQSFSQEHSAVDNYCISLLTFGEGYHNYHHTYANDYRNGIKWYHFDPTKWIIWTLSRFKLATGLRRVNSFQIKERMVIERKNEIKQSWFGQKQRLFDRLEGFSQTLIDKIATMRQLTNEYNLFKQSREDKSQLKSLYLKIKSLRKSLRSDLKSWKKLSKKILRFDVDDGVAHEIELSFQKMAVHEKVGF comes from the coding sequence TTGAAAATATCTGAAATCGAATGGGGTGTCACGCTTTTCATCGTTGGATACCATTTAGCATTGCTCATTGGGCTACCATTTTATTTTATCTACCAGTCTCCACCAGTAGGGCTTTATGTAGTTTCGGCAGTTTTGCTCTATTTAACTGGGTTAGGAATCACAGTTGGATACCATCGACTCTATGCTCATCCAACCTATAAAACGAATAAAGTTATTGAAGCGATCATTTTATTTTTTGCAAGCATGGCAACTCAAGGAAGTGCTTTAAAATGGGCTCATGATCATCGGAACCACCATGCATATGTGGATACTGATAAAGACCCCTATTCAATCAAGAAAGGGTTCTTATATGCACATATCTTATGGCTTTTTCAGAAACTTCCTCCAATTGATGAAAAAATTGTTGCAGATCTTTGTCGCAACAAACTCGTCATGTTTCAGCATCGATTCTATGTTCTCCTCATGATTGTTACGAATACTCTTGTGACCCTTTTGATAGGTTATATCTTCAATGACTATTTGGGTGCACTTGTATTGACTTGGGGTGTGAGACTTTTCTTCCTGCACCACTTTACATGGTTTATCAATTCTCTCGCACATACTTGGGGTTCTCAGTCGTTTAGTCAAGAGCATTCTGCAGTAGATAATTACTGTATTTCATTGTTGACTTTTGGTGAAGGCTATCACAATTACCACCACACTTATGCGAATGATTATCGCAATGGAATCAAGTGGTACCATTTTGATCCGACGAAATGGATTATTTGGACTCTGAGTCGATTTAAATTGGCCACAGGGCTCAGAAGAGTCAATAGTTTTCAGATCAAAGAGCGGATGGTGATTGAGCGAAAAAACGAAATCAAACAATCCTGGTTTGGTCAAAAGCAACGACTTTTTGATAGATTAGAAGGTTTTTCTCAAACACTTATTGATAAGATTGCGACGATGCGCCAATTGACAAATGAGTATAATCTGTTCAAACAAAGTCGAGAAGACAAAAGTCAACTCAAGTCTTTGTATCTGAAAATCAAATCGCTTAGGAAAAGTTTAAGAAGTGATTTGAAGTCTTGGAAGAAGCTTTCTAAAAAGATCTTACGATTTGACGTTGATGATGGTGTTGCGCATGAGATAGAGCTATCGTTTCAAAAGATGGCTGTTCACGAGAAAGTAGGTTTCTAA
- a CDS encoding MFS transporter, with the protein MKKSSLFPVFFVLFLDNFGFAVILATFGPLFNEPGYGMISALTSHTTSNIMLAVALAVFSFGQFFGSPFLGDIADRFGRKKAFYITITIATIGYILSGISIFMHSYFFLIFSRFLTGFFAGNLSICLASIADMSPDESSRAKNFSFIVIVTGISWMVAMLMGGYLSDPNISSHFNPALPFFITAVFSGLSLLAIAYMFKETHPSEEKFKLHLLQGFHNIINTLHHKELRVLYLVYFLWIFGWGLTFQWFSPYSIQVFKATILDITWGQFLFGTTWMIGGYFINNLLVKKFHARPIVIVGTGITSLLLLAMALSPNFYWFSGFMTVACFPAAFSWPNTLNLISMSASEDIQGKIMGISQSSMSVGFILATLFGGVLGAIEIKGIYFLAAILLFASWLVLSMRHLHLKKQSHSK; encoded by the coding sequence ATGAAAAAGTCTTCTCTTTTTCCCGTTTTTTTTGTTCTTTTTCTCGATAATTTTGGCTTTGCGGTGATTCTCGCAACTTTTGGCCCTCTCTTCAACGAACCAGGTTACGGCATGATATCCGCTTTGACAAGTCATACGACGAGTAACATCATGCTAGCTGTAGCACTTGCAGTTTTTTCCTTTGGACAATTCTTTGGATCCCCCTTTTTAGGAGACATTGCCGATCGTTTTGGGCGTAAAAAAGCCTTCTACATCACAATCACCATTGCAACAATTGGGTACATACTTTCAGGTATCAGTATTTTCATGCACAGCTATTTTTTCCTGATCTTTAGTCGCTTCCTCACAGGTTTTTTTGCAGGAAATCTCAGTATCTGCCTTGCGTCAATTGCTGATATGTCCCCTGACGAGTCATCTCGTGCGAAAAATTTTTCCTTCATTGTGATTGTGACAGGAATCAGTTGGATGGTTGCGATGCTCATGGGAGGATATCTCTCAGACCCCAATATTTCATCCCATTTCAACCCCGCACTCCCTTTCTTTATCACTGCAGTATTTTCAGGACTCAGCCTACTTGCCATTGCCTATATGTTTAAAGAAACCCATCCCTCAGAAGAGAAGTTTAAGCTCCATTTACTTCAAGGGTTTCACAACATCATTAATACTTTGCATCACAAAGAATTGCGCGTTTTATACCTCGTTTACTTTCTCTGGATTTTTGGCTGGGGCCTCACGTTTCAATGGTTTAGCCCTTATTCCATTCAGGTGTTCAAAGCCACAATTCTCGATATCACCTGGGGACAATTTCTTTTTGGAACAACATGGATGATCGGGGGATATTTCATCAATAACCTCCTAGTAAAAAAGTTCCACGCTCGCCCTATCGTGATAGTCGGAACCGGAATCACATCCCTACTCCTCTTAGCAATGGCTCTCTCTCCTAACTTTTATTGGTTCTCTGGCTTCATGACTGTTGCTTGCTTTCCTGCTGCCTTCTCATGGCCAAATACACTCAACCTCATTTCAATGAGCGCATCAGAAGATATTCAGGGAAAAATCATGGGAATCAGCCAATCATCGATGTCTGTTGGCTTTATTTTGGCAACCCTCTTTGGAGGGGTTCTTGGAGCTATTGAAATCAAAGGGATCTACTTTTTAGCAGCTATCCTACTTTTTGCTTCATGGCTCGTTCTTTCGATGCGCCATCTTCACCTTAAAAAACAAAGCCACTCCAAGTAA